A window of the Deinococcus gobiensis I-0 genome harbors these coding sequences:
- the ccmE gene encoding cytochrome c maturation protein CcmE, which produces MTTPAGTPLPRARKRRRSPWPTVLGVAALLGLVGFIAFGNLGKSLEYFVTPTEYQQQRAELEGRSIRIGGLVREARYDPQSLNLNFVVSDGGASFPVKYHGAVSDLFKNNQGVVVRGEFQGDTFYARELVVKHSEQYSVPQTQAELKNMMRDTE; this is translated from the coding sequence TTGACCACCCCGGCCGGCACGCCGCTGCCGCGCGCCCGCAAGCGCCGCCGCAGCCCCTGGCCCACCGTGCTGGGCGTGGCCGCCCTGCTGGGTCTGGTGGGCTTCATCGCCTTCGGGAACCTGGGCAAGAGCCTGGAATACTTCGTGACCCCCACCGAGTACCAGCAGCAGCGCGCCGAGCTCGAAGGCCGGTCCATCCGCATCGGTGGGCTGGTGCGCGAGGCCCGCTACGACCCGCAGAGCCTGAACCTGAACTTCGTGGTCAGCGACGGCGGCGCGAGCTTCCCGGTCAAGTACCACGGCGCGGTCAGCGACCTGTTCAAGAACAACCAGGGCGTCGTGGTGCGCGGCGAGTTCCAGGGCGACACCTTCTATGCCCGCGAACTGGTGGTCAAGCACAGCGAGCAGTACAGCGTGCCCCAGACCCAGGCCGAACTCAAGAACATGATGCGGGACACCGAGTAG
- a CDS encoding heme lyase CcmF/NrfE family subunit has translation MLNLISFGASELGALGQLALLGALGFSLAGLLLALVGGLRGDARVSEAARRVNWAVFALLTLAVVVLEVALLRDDFSVRYVAEHSMQASPLWVKVTTLWAALEGSILLWAWVLSGYAFILSLTLRRDALRPWALGTMFVSLLFFVGVCATVASPFTPLASIPADGQGPNPALQNHWMMAVHPVLLYLGFVGLSVPYAYAVGALVTGRLSDHWVVVTRRWTMVAWAFLTAAIVAGGWWSYETLGWGGYWAWDPVENASFIPWLLTTAFLHSIQIQERRGLMRSWNVWLIVLAYSSTVLGTFLNRSGIVQSVHAFADGPVGAVFLGFLALLLVLGVALAAWRSPLLRDEADPAAPVSREGAFLAGNWLFLVFAFVVLLGTLFPTFVEFVQGRRDASVGPAFFNAFAVPLGLGLLLLMGVGPLLPWRRADGQSLVRALRPLLLAGLGAALVAFVTGVRNPGVLLTVGLSAYNLAGLGLLTVRAARQRRAGLPTLLREQPRRYGAYLAHVGLLVIALGIAFSTTYRQDQQVTLNVGGAPVRLLNEDLRLTRISREDYPHGASATAHVDIDGQPFLSRVNSYKQAPGQPFPAPAVRYGLWGDTYLVVTSIDVRGQWASVRLIESPLVSWIWWGTLIVMLGSVLTLTPPARAAARRVPAGLAPATD, from the coding sequence TTGCTCAACCTGATCTCCTTCGGGGCGTCGGAACTCGGCGCGCTGGGGCAACTCGCGCTGCTGGGCGCGCTGGGCTTCTCGCTCGCGGGCCTGCTGCTGGCCCTGGTCGGCGGCCTGCGCGGCGACGCCCGCGTCTCCGAGGCGGCCCGGCGCGTGAACTGGGCCGTCTTCGCCCTGCTCACGCTGGCCGTGGTCGTGCTGGAAGTGGCGCTGCTGCGCGACGACTTCAGCGTGCGCTACGTGGCCGAACATTCCATGCAGGCCTCGCCCCTGTGGGTCAAGGTGACGACCCTGTGGGCCGCGCTGGAGGGCAGCATCCTGCTGTGGGCCTGGGTGCTGTCGGGCTACGCCTTCATCCTGAGCCTGACCCTGCGCCGCGACGCGCTGCGGCCCTGGGCGCTGGGCACCATGTTCGTCAGTCTGCTGTTCTTCGTGGGGGTGTGCGCCACCGTCGCCTCGCCCTTCACGCCGCTGGCGAGCATTCCGGCCGACGGGCAGGGCCCGAACCCCGCATTGCAGAACCACTGGATGATGGCCGTCCACCCCGTCCTGCTGTACCTGGGCTTCGTGGGCCTGAGCGTGCCCTACGCCTACGCGGTCGGGGCACTCGTGACCGGGCGGCTCTCGGACCACTGGGTCGTGGTGACGCGGCGCTGGACGATGGTCGCCTGGGCCTTCCTGACAGCCGCCATCGTGGCCGGCGGCTGGTGGAGCTACGAGACGCTGGGCTGGGGCGGCTACTGGGCCTGGGACCCGGTCGAGAACGCCAGCTTCATTCCCTGGCTGCTCACCACGGCCTTCCTGCACAGCATCCAGATTCAGGAACGCCGGGGCCTGATGCGCTCGTGGAACGTCTGGCTGATCGTGCTGGCGTATTCCAGCACGGTGCTCGGCACCTTCCTGAACCGCTCGGGCATCGTGCAGAGCGTGCACGCCTTCGCCGACGGCCCGGTCGGCGCGGTGTTCCTGGGCTTCCTGGCGCTGCTGCTCGTGCTCGGGGTGGCGCTGGCCGCCTGGCGTTCTCCGCTGCTGCGCGACGAGGCCGACCCCGCCGCGCCGGTCAGCCGCGAGGGGGCCTTCCTGGCAGGCAACTGGCTGTTCCTGGTCTTCGCCTTCGTGGTGCTGCTGGGCACGCTGTTCCCGACCTTCGTGGAGTTCGTGCAGGGGCGGCGCGACGCCTCGGTGGGGCCGGCCTTCTTCAACGCCTTCGCCGTGCCGCTGGGCCTGGGCCTGCTGCTCCTGATGGGCGTGGGGCCGCTGCTGCCCTGGCGCCGCGCCGACGGGCAGTCGCTGGTGCGCGCGCTGCGGCCCCTGCTGCTGGCGGGCCTAGGGGCGGCGCTGGTCGCCTTCGTGACCGGCGTGCGTAACCCCGGCGTGCTCCTCACGGTGGGCCTGAGCGCCTACAACCTCGCAGGGCTGGGGCTGCTCACGGTGCGGGCGGCCCGGCAGCGCCGCGCGGGCCTGCCGACCCTGCTGCGCGAGCAACCCCGCCGCTACGGCGCGTACCTCGCCCACGTGGGCCTGCTGGTCATCGCGCTGGGCATCGCCTTCAGCACGACCTATCGCCAGGACCAGCAGGTCACCCTGAACGTGGGCGGCGCGCCGGTGCGGCTGCTGAACGAGGACCTGCGCCTCACCCGCATCAGCCGCGAGGACTACCCGCACGGGGCCTCGGCGACCGCGCACGTGGATATCGACGGCCAGCCGTTCCTGAGCCGCGTGAACAGCTACAAGCAGGCCCCGGGTCAGCCCTTCCCCGCTCCGGCGGTGCGCTACGGGCTGTGGGGCGACACCTACCTCGTCGTGACGAGCATCGACGTGCGCGGGCAGTGGGCCAGCGTGCGCCTGATCGAAAGCCCCCTGGTGAGCTGGATCTGGTGGGGCACCCTCATCGTGATGCTGGGCTCGGTCCTCACCCTGACGCCCCCGGCCCGCGCCGCCGCCCGACGCGTGCCCGCCGGCCTCGCCCCCGCCACGGACTGA
- a CDS encoding TlpA family protein disulfide reductase encodes MTEKTAPSNPAPAARPSWRRFVPPLLAAGLVAVLGVTLLRPARTATDGGPLIGKAAPEFDLQTLDGGTLSLASLKGRPVVVNFWASWCVPCRQEAPLFRELGARPANAGGQGLAIVGVLFNETREQDARDFIREYALAYPNLRDPGISTGINYGVSGVPETVFIDKNGVVQHMDRGGLDRARLNVGLAKIGVPGL; translated from the coding sequence ATGACCGAAAAAACCGCTCCTTCCAACCCCGCTCCGGCTGCCCGGCCCAGCTGGCGGCGCTTCGTGCCCCCGCTGCTGGCGGCCGGACTGGTGGCCGTGCTGGGCGTGACCCTGCTGCGCCCGGCGCGCACCGCCACCGACGGCGGCCCCCTGATCGGCAAGGCCGCGCCCGAATTCGACCTCCAGACCCTCGACGGCGGCACCCTGAGCCTCGCGTCGCTGAAGGGGCGGCCGGTCGTCGTGAACTTCTGGGCGTCATGGTGCGTGCCCTGCCGCCAGGAGGCCCCGCTGTTCCGCGAACTCGGCGCGCGCCCCGCCAACGCGGGCGGCCAGGGGCTCGCCATCGTCGGCGTGCTGTTCAACGAGACGCGCGAGCAGGACGCCCGCGACTTTATCCGCGAGTACGCGCTGGCCTACCCCAACCTGCGCGATCCCGGCATCTCGACCGGCATCAACTACGGCGTGTCGGGCGTCCCCGAGACGGTGTTCATCGACAAGAACGGCGTCGTGCAGCACATGGACCGGGGGGGCCTGGACCGCGCGCGCCTGAACGTGGGCCTCGCCAAGATCGGGGTGCCGGGCCTGTGA
- a CDS encoding cytochrome c-type biogenesis protein, with product MRAATRSLLLGAALLGSALAAAPQTAAPAPSLNSEQQNRAVAIERNLRCPLCDNGESISESRADISIQMRASVREQVAQGRSDRAIYDFFAERYGNFVLLDPPREGRGLLLWGAPVLALLLGGAALARVLGGRGRAVPAGAAPVAAPVPEESYDTYLAQVRQDVPGRTSGSPDPDRRQP from the coding sequence GTGAGGGCGGCGACGCGCAGCCTGCTGCTGGGCGCGGCGCTGCTGGGCAGCGCACTGGCGGCGGCCCCCCAGACGGCGGCCCCGGCCCCCAGCCTGAACTCCGAGCAGCAGAACCGCGCCGTCGCCATCGAGCGCAACCTGCGCTGCCCGCTGTGCGACAACGGCGAATCGATCTCCGAATCGCGCGCCGACATCAGCATCCAGATGCGGGCCTCGGTGCGCGAGCAGGTGGCCCAGGGCCGCAGCGACCGCGCCATCTACGACTTCTTCGCCGAGCGCTACGGCAACTTCGTGCTGCTCGACCCGCCGCGCGAGGGACGCGGACTGCTGCTGTGGGGCGCGCCCGTGCTCGCGCTGCTGCTGGGCGGCGCAGCGCTCGCGCGGGTACTGGGGGGCCGGGGCCGCGCCGTGCCCGCCGGAGCCGCGCCGGTCGCTGCGCCCGTTCCCGAAGAGAGCTACGACACCTATCTGGCCCAGGTGCGCCAGGACGTGCCGGGCCGGACTTCCGGCAGCCCCGACCCCGACCGGAGGCAGCCATGA
- a CDS encoding c-type cytochrome: MTAPALLAGLLLALVVLASLWLVLSPLRAATPDDPDAAERGRLEAERDRLYAELRAGDEQARERPDLERRAALTLRALDALAPAPRAGAGRSRALALGGVALAAVVTVAGALTFVPRWQLAGLNAGEAKTVQAVLGLPGLRARAQNGGDEAAYLAWGDAAFGAGRYDQAINAYGGALQRDPRQPQALRRLGILLLTRPERGGQALSREDSDRAALLIRTAVQLAPDDAESQLFLGFALVRYGQDAEALTALERYRTLDPQGRDADDTITAIRARQNETDPALSVYAASCASCHGASGGGGVGPSLRASTLSRAAIQGIIRNGQGAMPAFPSITGTKLTALTDLLEKWQGEGQ; the protein is encoded by the coding sequence ATGACCGCCCCGGCCCTGCTGGCGGGCCTGCTGCTGGCGCTGGTCGTGCTGGCTTCGCTGTGGCTGGTGCTCTCGCCGCTGCGCGCGGCGACCCCCGACGACCCCGACGCCGCCGAGCGTGGGCGCCTGGAAGCCGAGCGGGACCGCCTGTACGCCGAGCTGCGCGCGGGCGACGAACAGGCCCGCGAGCGGCCCGACCTCGAGCGGCGCGCGGCGCTGACCCTGCGCGCGCTCGACGCCCTGGCCCCCGCGCCGCGCGCCGGAGCGGGCCGCAGCCGCGCGCTGGCGCTGGGCGGGGTCGCGCTGGCGGCCGTGGTCACGGTGGCGGGCGCGCTGACCTTCGTGCCGCGCTGGCAGCTCGCGGGCCTGAACGCAGGCGAGGCCAAGACGGTCCAGGCGGTGCTGGGGCTCCCAGGCCTGCGCGCCCGCGCCCAGAACGGCGGCGACGAGGCGGCCTACCTCGCCTGGGGCGACGCGGCCTTCGGGGCGGGGCGCTACGACCAGGCCATCAACGCCTACGGCGGCGCGCTGCAACGCGATCCCCGGCAGCCGCAGGCGCTGCGCCGCCTGGGAATCCTGCTGCTCACCCGCCCCGAGCGCGGCGGGCAGGCCCTGAGCCGCGAGGACTCCGACCGCGCCGCCCTCCTGATCCGCACGGCGGTGCAGCTGGCCCCCGACGACGCCGAGTCGCAGCTGTTCCTGGGCTTTGCCCTGGTGCGCTATGGGCAGGACGCCGAGGCCCTCACGGCGCTGGAGCGCTACCGCACCCTGGATCCCCAGGGCCGCGACGCCGACGACACCATCACCGCCATCCGCGCCCGCCAGAACGAGACCGATCCGGCGCTGAGCGTGTACGCCGCCAGCTGCGCGAGCTGCCACGGGGCCTCGGGGGGCGGCGGCGTCGGCCCCAGCCTGCGCGCGAGCACCCTGAGCCGCGCGGCGATCCAGGGGATCATCCGCAATGGGCAGGGGGCCATGCCCGCCTTCCCGAGCATCACCGGCACGAAGCTCACGGCCCTGACCGACCTGCTGGAAAAGTGGCAAGGTGAAGGCCAGTGA
- a CDS encoding Rieske 2Fe-2S domain-containing protein, with the protein MAGPAARIAARSDLAGAWDERTFSYGGRPCTLLRLPGPVAGGLSVGGAHYAAFSRVCTHLGCSVNLVRDQEVLAFAFNYRPPQGERHPQLGCPCHYSVFDPLRAGEAVFGKAASPLPRVRLEAREGDLYATGIEPAPEFSG; encoded by the coding sequence GTGGCCGGTCCCGCCGCCCGCATCGCGGCCCGCAGCGACCTGGCCGGGGCCTGGGACGAGCGCACCTTCAGCTATGGCGGCCGGCCCTGCACGCTGCTGCGCCTGCCCGGGCCGGTCGCGGGCGGCCTGAGTGTAGGCGGGGCGCATTACGCGGCCTTTTCGCGGGTCTGCACGCACCTGGGCTGCTCGGTGAACCTCGTGCGCGACCAGGAAGTGCTGGCCTTCGCCTTCAACTACCGCCCGCCGCAGGGCGAGCGCCACCCGCAGCTGGGCTGCCCCTGCCATTACAGCGTGTTCGACCCGCTGCGGGCGGGAGAGGCCGTCTTCGGCAAGGCCGCCTCTCCCCTGCCCCGCGTGCGGCTGGAGGCGCGCGAAGGCGACCTGTACGCCACCGGCATCGAACCCGCGCCGGAGTTCAGCGGCTGA
- a CDS encoding GNAT family N-acetyltransferase, with product MAVALTFTSGDPQAASRVLVASAQALAGRGEALWPPESLTPERLARHYPPAGWRVAWHAGTAVGCSVLLERDPLFWPDDPPGEALYLHRLAVHPAAQGQGLAGLLLADAAAQARAAGRSWLRLDTASDRSKLRALYLGAGFVPVDEVQVGADHVVRFELRLK from the coding sequence ATGGCGGTGGCCCTGACCTTCACCTCGGGCGACCCGCAGGCCGCCTCGCGCGTGCTGGTCGCCTCGGCGCAGGCCCTGGCCGGCCGGGGCGAGGCGCTGTGGCCGCCCGAGAGCCTGACGCCCGAGCGGCTGGCCCGGCACTATCCCCCGGCGGGCTGGCGCGTGGCCTGGCACGCGGGCACAGCGGTCGGGTGCTCTGTCCTGCTGGAGCGCGACCCTCTGTTCTGGCCCGACGATCCGCCCGGCGAGGCGCTGTACCTGCACAGACTGGCTGTTCACCCGGCGGCGCAGGGGCAGGGGCTGGCCGGTCTCCTGCTGGCGGACGCGGCGGCGCAGGCCCGGGCGGCGGGGCGCAGCTGGCTGCGTCTGGACACGGCCTCCGACCGGAGCAAGCTGCGGGCGCTGTACCTCGGCGCCGGGTTCGTGCCTGTAGATGAAGTGCAGGTCGGGGCCGACCATGTCGTCCGCTTCGAACTGCGGCTGAAATGA
- a CDS encoding phosphotransferase family protein, which produces MSVQRYFARHGLGVSGLRRAGTGFANEVWLTDAAVLRLGGRTRHAHEARVACGALAAGVRTARPLYWGRGYGLWERLDGEVPGQVQPQVWEAVLDDLGRLQAMPPLPRPRRMASWQGDSEWIGRTQARAGWTPGERAELGRLLGTPYPVVSPTFIHGDVYRLNLLVGGSGDYAGLLDWGQAGWNALEAEVAVMDDPAPALARWGHRLDPDLLRRARLNLRLKVAGAGRLPFSEVRTLLEPG; this is translated from the coding sequence ATGTCCGTGCAGCGGTACTTTGCCCGCCATGGCCTGGGCGTCTCGGGCCTGCGCCGCGCCGGAACAGGCTTCGCCAACGAGGTCTGGTTGACCGACGCAGCCGTGCTGCGCCTGGGCGGCCGGACCCGGCATGCCCACGAGGCGCGGGTGGCCTGCGGCGCACTCGCAGCGGGGGTGCGCACCGCGCGGCCACTGTACTGGGGCCGGGGCTACGGCCTGTGGGAACGGCTGGACGGCGAGGTGCCCGGGCAGGTGCAGCCCCAGGTCTGGGAAGCCGTCCTGGACGACCTCGGCCGGCTCCAGGCCATGCCGCCGCTGCCCCGGCCCCGGCGCATGGCCTCCTGGCAGGGCGACTCCGAGTGGATTGGGCGAACCCAGGCCCGGGCCGGCTGGACTCCCGGCGAGCGTGCGGAACTCGGGCGTCTGCTGGGCACCCCGTATCCGGTCGTCTCGCCCACCTTCATCCACGGCGACGTGTACCGTCTGAACCTGCTGGTCGGGGGGTCGGGAGACTATGCCGGCCTGCTCGACTGGGGGCAGGCCGGCTGGAATGCGCTGGAGGCCGAGGTCGCTGTCATGGACGACCCGGCCCCGGCCCTGGCCCGCTGGGGGCACCGCCTCGATCCGGACCTGCTGCGCCGGGCGCGGCTGAACCTGCGGCTCAAGGTGGCGGGGGCCGGGCGGCTGCCGTTCAGTGAGGTGCGGACATTGCTCGAACCCGGCTGA
- a CDS encoding GNAT family N-acetyltransferase, translating to MPIVRERRPEGFGVQAGGLARAALAPAPVLLRRATAADADLLAWIIRTAFAEYRDRLSPPSPAVQESPARLSALLRSGGAFVAECGGQVAGGVLYEHRGDHLYLSRLSVLPGARGRGLARALTSVVERRAAELGLGCVRLSVRRALPRNRAMYLHFGYRHFGNGEAAGCPSDASEMLEKHLRAACRVRQPH from the coding sequence ATGCCGATAGTCCGGGAACGACGTCCAGAGGGGTTCGGGGTGCAGGCCGGGGGACTGGCGCGCGCGGCGCTGGCTCCCGCGCCGGTCCTGCTGCGCCGGGCCACCGCCGCCGACGCGGACCTGCTGGCCTGGATCATCCGCACGGCCTTCGCGGAGTACCGGGACCGCCTGTCGCCTCCCAGCCCCGCCGTGCAGGAATCGCCCGCTCGCCTCAGCGCCCTCCTGCGGAGCGGCGGCGCCTTCGTGGCCGAATGCGGGGGACAGGTGGCCGGCGGCGTGCTGTACGAGCACCGGGGCGACCACCTGTACCTCAGCCGCCTGTCCGTGCTGCCCGGGGCGCGGGGCCGGGGGCTGGCACGCGCCCTGACTTCGGTCGTCGAGCGGCGGGCGGCCGAGCTGGGTCTGGGCTGCGTGCGGCTGTCGGTGCGGCGCGCCCTGCCCCGCAACCGGGCGATGTACCTGCACTTCGGCTACCGGCATTTCGGGAACGGCGAGGCGGCGGGCTGCCCCAGCGACGCCTCGGAGATGCTGGAAAAGCACCTCCGGGCGGCCTGCCGCGTCCGGCAACCTCATTGA
- a CDS encoding acetyl ornithine aminotransferase family protein, translated as MTTLDQPKTQARQPELRTALPGPKTAAIMGRDAQHLSTSYMRPYPFVPDHGEGVWLTDADGNTMLDFFAGIAVSTTGHAHPHVVRAVQEQVGKFAHVCLTDYPQEITTSLAERLVKHIERPLPDGGHEKWRVFFGNSGAEAVEAAVKLARNHTGRAHIISTMGSFHGRTYGAITLTGSKTKYKRGFGPLLPAVSHVPYPNPFRPLPGSTPETCGQAVLDQIEALFVGVIPADEVAAIIVEPMQGEGGYIVPPADFLPGLRALCDRHGIMLIFDEVQAGMGRTGKMFSFQNFGDVQPDMVTVAKGIASGLPISALLARESVMTWPVGSHGSTFGGNPVSAAAAHATLDLLEGVVAHPGCGASLMENAADVGAYLLTELRAMQAEFPFLGDVRGQGLFIGLEFVKPDGSPDGRLRDAASMAMFERGLLNLDCGEAVIRVSPPLILTREEAQTGLELMRGALRSLA; from the coding sequence ATGACCACCCTCGACCAGCCCAAGACCCAGGCCCGCCAGCCCGAGCTGCGCACCGCCCTGCCCGGCCCCAAGACGGCGGCGATCATGGGCCGCGACGCGCAGCACCTCTCGACCTCGTACATGCGGCCCTACCCCTTCGTGCCCGACCACGGCGAGGGCGTGTGGCTCACCGACGCCGACGGCAACACCATGCTGGACTTCTTCGCGGGCATCGCGGTCAGCACGACCGGGCACGCGCACCCGCATGTGGTGCGGGCCGTGCAGGAGCAGGTCGGCAAGTTCGCGCACGTGTGCCTCACCGACTACCCGCAGGAAATCACGACCAGTCTGGCCGAGCGGCTCGTCAAGCACATCGAGCGCCCGCTGCCGGACGGCGGGCACGAAAAGTGGCGCGTCTTTTTCGGCAACTCGGGTGCCGAGGCGGTCGAGGCGGCCGTCAAGCTCGCGCGCAACCACACCGGGCGGGCGCACATCATCTCGACGATGGGCAGCTTCCACGGGCGCACCTACGGCGCGATCACGCTGACCGGCAGCAAGACGAAGTACAAGCGCGGGTTCGGGCCGCTGCTGCCCGCCGTGTCGCACGTGCCATACCCCAACCCCTTCCGGCCGCTGCCGGGCAGCACGCCCGAGACCTGCGGCCAGGCGGTGCTCGACCAGATCGAGGCGCTGTTCGTGGGGGTCATCCCGGCCGACGAGGTCGCGGCCATCATCGTCGAGCCGATGCAGGGCGAGGGCGGCTACATCGTGCCGCCGGCCGACTTCCTGCCGGGGCTGCGCGCGCTGTGCGACCGCCACGGCATCATGCTCATCTTCGACGAGGTGCAGGCGGGCATGGGCCGCACCGGCAAGATGTTCAGCTTCCAGAATTTCGGGGACGTGCAGCCCGACATGGTCACGGTCGCCAAGGGCATCGCCTCGGGCCTGCCCATTTCGGCGCTGTTGGCCCGCGAGAGCGTGATGACGTGGCCGGTCGGTTCGCACGGCTCGACCTTCGGCGGCAATCCGGTGTCGGCGGCGGCGGCCCACGCCACCCTCGACCTGCTCGAAGGCGTGGTCGCCCACCCCGGCTGCGGCGCGTCCTTGATGGAGAATGCCGCCGACGTGGGCGCGTACCTGCTGACCGAACTGCGGGCCATGCAGGCCGAGTTTCCCTTCCTGGGCGACGTGCGCGGGCAGGGCCTGTTCATCGGGCTGGAATTCGTGAAACCCGACGGCTCGCCCGACGGCCGCCTGCGCGACGCGGCCAGCATGGCGATGTTCGAACGCGGGCTCCTGAACCTCGACTGCGGTGAAGCCGTGATCCGTGTCAGCCCGCCGCTGATCCTCACGCGCGAGGAGGCGCAGACCGGCCTGGAGCTCATGCGCGGCGCCCTGCGTTCGCTGGCCTGA
- a CDS encoding KamA family radical SAM protein — translation MSSIHPQATTRAQQMLPRGHRAPKWQHVPDEQWYDWKWQLKNRINSVAELEEVLRLTDSERRGASAEGIFRLDITPYFASLMDPEDPTCPVRRQVIPTHHELTPFTAMMEDSLAEDKHSPVPGLVHRYPDRVLMLVTTQCASYCRYCTRSRIVGDPSETFNPAEYEAQLEYLRRTPQVRDVLLSGGDPLTLAPKVLGRLLSELRKIEHIEIVRIGTRVPVFMPMRVTQELCDVLSENHPVWMNIHVNHPKEITPEVAEACDRLTRAGVPLGNQSVLLRGVNDHPVIMQKLLRELVKIRVRPYYIYQCDLVHGAGHLRTTVSKGLEIMESLRGHTSGYSIPTYVVDAPGGGGKIPVAPNYVLSHSPEKLILRNFEGYIAAYSEPTDYTGPDMAVPADWQRQEPGQSGIFGLMEGERISIEPKEFSESRNRPGATQHRLNSREDKWTAYGVGAAPVTDTAPDGLPQTIPAISGD, via the coding sequence ATGTCCAGCATTCACCCCCAGGCGACCACCCGTGCCCAGCAGATGCTGCCGCGCGGTCACCGCGCCCCCAAATGGCAGCATGTTCCCGACGAGCAGTGGTACGACTGGAAATGGCAGCTCAAAAACCGCATCAACTCGGTCGCGGAACTCGAAGAGGTACTGCGCCTGACCGACTCCGAGCGCCGGGGGGCGAGTGCCGAGGGCATTTTCCGGCTCGACATCACGCCGTATTTCGCCTCGCTCATGGACCCCGAAGACCCGACCTGCCCGGTCCGGCGCCAGGTCATCCCGACGCACCACGAGCTCACGCCCTTCACGGCGATGATGGAAGACTCGCTGGCCGAGGACAAGCACAGCCCGGTCCCGGGGCTGGTGCACCGCTACCCCGACCGCGTGCTGATGCTGGTTACGACCCAGTGCGCGAGCTACTGCCGCTACTGCACCCGCTCGCGCATCGTGGGCGACCCGAGCGAGACCTTCAACCCGGCCGAGTACGAGGCGCAGCTGGAGTACCTGCGCCGCACCCCGCAGGTGCGCGACGTGCTGCTCTCGGGCGGCGATCCCCTCACGCTGGCGCCCAAGGTGCTGGGGCGGCTGCTCTCGGAGCTGCGCAAGATCGAGCACATCGAGATCGTGCGGATCGGCACGCGCGTGCCCGTGTTCATGCCCATGCGCGTGACGCAGGAACTGTGCGACGTCCTCTCCGAGAACCACCCGGTCTGGATGAACATCCACGTCAACCACCCCAAGGAGATCACCCCCGAGGTGGCCGAGGCCTGTGACCGCCTCACGCGCGCCGGGGTGCCGCTGGGCAACCAGAGCGTGCTGCTGCGCGGCGTGAACGACCACCCGGTCATCATGCAGAAGCTCCTGCGCGAACTCGTCAAGATCCGGGTGCGGCCCTACTACATCTACCAGTGCGACCTCGTACACGGCGCGGGCCACCTGCGCACCACCGTCAGCAAGGGCCTGGAGATCATGGAGTCGCTGCGCGGCCACACGAGCGGCTACAGCATTCCGACCTACGTCGTGGACGCGCCCGGCGGCGGCGGCAAGATTCCGGTCGCGCCGAACTACGTGCTCTCGCACAGCCCCGAAAAGCTGATCCTGCGTAACTTCGAGGGCTACATCGCCGCCTACAGCGAGCCGACCGACTATACCGGCCCCGACATGGCCGTGCCTGCCGACTGGCAGCGCCAGGAACCCGGCCAGAGCGGCATCTTTGGGCTGATGGAGGGCGAGCGCATCTCCATCGAACCCAAGGAATTCAGCGAGAGCCGCAACCGCCCCGGCGCGACGCAGCACCGCCTGAACAGCCGCGAGGACAAGTGGACCGCCTACGGCGTGGGCGCGGCGCCCGTGACCGACACGGCGCCCGACGGCCTGCCGCAGACGATCCCCGCGATCAGCGGCGACTGA
- a CDS encoding Lrp/AsnC family transcriptional regulator: MRQFGGSLDPLDHRILQELQTDSRLSMRELGRRVGLSAPAVTERVRRLEDAGVILGYGVRVAPKPLGRTITAFIGVQDSGRNDPTLVRWATRHDGVLECHSVTGDNSCILKVAVPDVGELEAMLSELIGMGFTCDTSIVLSTPLEGKLLLPPR, from the coding sequence ATGAGACAGTTCGGCGGGTCGCTCGACCCCCTCGACCACCGCATCCTTCAGGAACTCCAGACCGATTCGCGCCTCTCCATGCGCGAACTGGGCCGCCGCGTGGGCCTCTCGGCCCCGGCCGTCACCGAGCGCGTGCGCCGCCTGGAAGACGCCGGGGTCATCCTGGGCTACGGCGTGCGCGTGGCCCCGAAACCCCTGGGCCGCACCATCACCGCCTTCATCGGCGTGCAGGACAGCGGGCGCAACGACCCGACCCTGGTGCGCTGGGCCACCCGGCACGACGGCGTGCTGGAATGCCACAGCGTGACCGGCGACAACAGCTGCATCCTGAAGGTCGCCGTGCCCGACGTGGGCGAACTGGAAGCCATGCTGAGCGAGCTGATCGGCATGGGCTTCACCTGCGACACCTCCATCGTCCTGAGCACGCCGCTGGAAGGCAAGCTGCTGCTGCCCCCGCGTTAG